The sequence TGCATCTGATCTCTTTCCCATTATATAATGTAATTGAATTTCACGAATAAGAAATTGCATAGGACGAAAATGAATAATGACTATTTTGTGTTTGAGTTTGATTTAGAGGAAGTGTTGGGAAGAAATAAAGATAAAcgataaaattttagatttttaaggtgAAAACAGAAAACTGCATATGTTAGTTTAAATAACATTTTAAGTGTTAGGTGGTAAATAGCGTATTGCTTTTTTAGAATATATTGAGTTTCAATGTATACGTGTTTAAtgaattgagttatttaatttaatacacTGTAAAATGTGTACGGTTTTAAAAGTATAGAATCTTACTTAGGTCATAGGGTTCAACCAGTATAGAATGTGTATGCAACTGTGAAAAAATGAGTCAAATAGAAACTATAATGATCTAAacattatttttcatgtttttttaaaaaaaaactatagtgatataatcatctaatctaaatttaaaaatacaaataaatatctgattgaattttaaaatttatataaagatatttctgaaatttttgtgTAAGTAATAACTTTACAAATTCGTCAAAACAACCGCAATACTATTTATTATACTCAAATGCACATTTATTTCGTGGCCCTACTATAGTCACATGCAGTCTTTCTATTTGGATATTCTTAAAAGATTCAAGAGGGATGTCAATATCCTAGCTTGTCATACGACAATGCCTATGATTAATGATTAGGACTACCATTAAATCTCTCCTTAAAACCTCATTTCCCCTCTATTGACAAAGCACGCTCACACCTTATAtacaaatatttccaaatagtAAGACAATTTTTGTGTACGTAATAACTTTAATAATTAGTCCAGCCAACCGCAATACTATTTATTATACTCAAATACACATTTATTTCGTAGATAGTTAGATGGAGTCCTACTATTtggatatttttaaaaaattcaaaagggATGTCGACATCTTAGCTAGTCATATGACAATTACTATGATTAATGACTAGCACTAGGACTAGCTAGGTAAGTAAAAATTAAAGCTTGGGGCCACCATTAAATCTCTCCTTAAAACCATTTCCCCCTCTATTGGCAAAGCACGCCCACGCCCTATATACATACATTTCCAAATAGGACTGATTTTGTGTAAGTAATAACTTTACGAATTAGTCAAAACAACTTCAATACTATTTATTATATTCAAATGCACATTTATTTTGTAGTTCTACCATAGTCACATGGAGTAATTTGGACCCGTTTGATAGGCGGATATTTTGATAACTAAGCTCATGTTTGAATTGATTTTTATAGTTAGACTGTGATATGGATTGATAAAAGTTAGACTAAACCATTGACAACACATCAACACAATCTAGGTTTGATTATATTTGTCCACATTGATTACAAAAGTAATTTACAAAACTTCCCCTTGACTACAAAGAAATAGGTCCAATTGATTAATAATTGAGATAGAGAATGTCATTTTGGTCAATCTAAATTGTTTATACTAACTTATCTCACttttaaaaatcatatcaaacataaaaaaaactatcaaacacatatttatttttccTTATCAATCacttatcaatcaacattctAGTCTAAAAGTTATTCAATATCTATACCAAACGGTATCCTATCTATTCCTAGGGAGAGTCTATGCTAGCACATGAACATCATCCAAAGATTGTTTTTTTCCCGCATTTCAGATGTTCATGTCGTTGGATCTCCACGTGGGCACATGAACATCTGAAatgcaaaaagaaaaaaaaattggtcgTTAAATCTCCACATGAACAGTGCCCATGTGGTAACATAGACGTTTCCTCTATTCCTATGACAATTAATGATTAGGAATAGGACTAGCTAGGTTAGTAAAAATTAAAGCTTGTGGCCACAATTAAATCTCTGTTTAAAACCCCATTTCCCCCTCCATTGACAAAGTATGCTCACGccctatatacatatatttccAAATAGTAGGACTGACATTCTCCAGAATATAAAATGATTCAACTTGAAGGATATGTCAAAGTGGAAAGCGCTTTCAACCATCTGCATTAATCATTATTTGCTGATGTTTTATAGAGTTCAGTTGTTTTTAGATGTGATTCACCTGCATTAATATGTTCTCATATGACATGAATTCTTTTATAATTTACAGTGGGTTTGTCTTTGACCATGCTAAATGGCCACGGATGCAAATGGATGAGGATTTCCTAAAGCTGTCAAAAATGTTTAATGCAATGAGATCTGTTGTTCGGGTGCCCAACCTGGATCCTAAATATATGATTTCAGTTTTAGCTTTAATTCAAAGCAGGTGTGTTAATCCAGACgcttttttaataattttaaaaagtgttgtttcTTTAAGATTAATCACAGCCTTGTTGATTTGTTACACGGATGGCATGGCAGGCGATGGAAGGCTTAATTCCAGTTCATATTACATCAGTGATAAGGTAATTAAAGACTAGAAGATGCAAGCactgtgtgtgtgtgattgATTGTCTTTCTTAAGGAGCTATGGGAAGTATATTATTAACAGTCATCATGGCCTATTGCCCTCTTTCAAGGGAGGGAGTCCATCTAAGCAGGTTCAAATTGTTCGTTGTTTCCAAAGTTTCCATTGAATACAGAGTTGGAACTTGGAAGACCATGCACATGGATACTTATCTGATAGCAATATATTCTGGTCTAAGAAGCGATTTTATTGTTGTCAATGCGAGATAATAATTATTTGGTTCGTTTGATTAATCATAGGTTTGATccaaaaaaaagagaagaaaaaaagtCATAGGTGGATCATAAGGATGTTATGTTTAGAGGTCAATCCCAACGGACAAAATTATGTCGAAAAGCTCATGAACAAAGATGTACAGAATAGAAATATTCCAATGGCACAAGTAGAGGACTGTCACAAAGAAAGAACCAAGCAGATTCACATACAAAGcacaaaaagaaaagaaaagaagagaaaagaaaggAAAGGAACAAATGTTATACCTTAATATTCCCTTAGAGAACTTGCTATGAATTCTTCTGTTTTAGTAATCAAAGGTTATCTCGACtgaatttatcaatttttattGTGATTGAAATTCGTCATCAGATAAGACTTGAAGTTCAATGCAAAGTTGATTTCTGCTGATTTAAATCTTTTAACTTCACATGTGCCACACAAAAAAATGGGTGAAGTAGTTAGAACAACAATAGTTGCATCTCGTGACCAAAAATGAAGTATAAAAAGAGCTTGTTCTCACTTAGCCATTAGGCTCAAAATACAACAGTTCTGTTTTTCTCGTAAGGCAAAACTCGCAGCTAATATGCTGATTTCCTTATTTTCCTCTTTAGCCACGACACCATTCAAAAACTTAGGACCGAGCTTCTGTTCGACGTCTAGATGACTGTTGCCAATAGAGTATTCATGTGAACTTGCAGAGTGAGCTCCGGCTAGTTGGAGCCACAGAGTCTATATGAACAGATGCTAAACCAGTAACATCTTGATCTGGTTATAGCTTCAAACGAACTTATAAATTCCATTTAATCGATTACTACTTCGTTACATTCTGAAGCATCACTTACATAGTTACATATCTTAAAAACATCAGCAGAGCATAAATCACATAAAGTTATATGTAGATGTATTTTTACAACTGCAATATGAATTGCATTATTTGATGTACTTTTTTTTTCCAGTTGAATTATCAAGATGGTATTGCCACATTTGACGCCGAACATTCACCAGCACCATCACAAACATTATGTCTGCAGAGAGGACATACCCTGATGAAGCGAAGCAAAGCAAAATAGTGAGCTGAGTTATTTAAGGTAAACAGAGGAGCGTTTCTCCTGGTGTCCGCACGACCCTTCAGTCATGTGGTCCAGGCATACCATATTCTCTTTTGGCGTCGTAAGTCCCATGATGAATCAAGGGCCTAAGTTGCATACCGCGTAACACGCTTGCTGCACCATAAATTTATAAACTAGGTATCATAGTCATGAAGTGACAATGGAATACCTATTAATTTCTTTGAGCCATTTGTCAATACAAGGCACATGGTATTCGTGACTGCATGGAAGAACTCTTAATCTGTCCCCATCTTCATAGTCAGCTAAACAAATATAACATCTGTCGAGTATGTTACCATGTATCAGACcaagaaattaaatttgaataataTATGTTATCTGCAATTTCACATAGCAAGTTTGTGGCCTATGATTTCTTTCCACTTTAGATCCAAAATAGAAAATGAAACATAACTTGTGAAGACTTACTGTTGAACATTACCGGGATCACGTTCAATGTTATTAACCTTCTTGTGATACTTGAGAGGAAAGGTATCCACGAGAGACTCGGGAGCAGGGAGTGGTAGAAGGGATTCTGAGAGTGACAAAGATTGATGATGAAATTCATTCAAAACCTGTATAATAGATATCAAGTGAACAAATTCAGTCGCAAAAGTTTCGAGAAAAAAATTGATGTGGTAGGGTAAGAAGGGGGCTGGCAGGCAAGGTCACCTCCGCCTTCTATTTTCCAATAGGATGTTATAGCTTTACCTATAATCATATACAAAAATATATACAAAGATTTCGGTCccccaatttttttttccagattTAGTTTCACCTTTCCTCCATTGCTTTTCTGGCTCCACCATTGTAACAAAATGTACGAGCAAGATCATAATCCAAGATTATAGGTTAAAATTTCTCATTTACAATCATTGATTCGGCAAGCTTACACTCAATAAAAATGTGAAAAATCATCTCacaaagattcatccatatttAGGCTCACAGATCATGAATCCTATGAAGTGTACCAAAAACCTTAATAATAGTACTTGAGAGTTACCACCACATAAAGTTCACACCTTTTGTTACAGAATTCGTGTATCTTTCCAAATGTTTCAAGCATGCCAAAAGTTAACATTGTTCAAAGCACTGTAACTAGTGAAGAACTAATCAAGAAAGGTAAATTATAAGATAGGAAACCACAGGAATCGAGGATTTACCTCAAATAATGCCTCGGCAAGCATGATTATTCTAGAAATACTTTCAAGAGTACTGGACTCTTCAGCCGTAAGGAATGAGTCGCATGAACATGTACCATCAGGATGAAGTCCGGATACACACAACGTAGTTTCCCGTCCTCCCTCATGAAGGCCACTGCCTATAATTCTTTCCGAAATCTATACATTTGAATTAATGCGTGGACAAGGTTAATTCGTGTGTTGCATGAAAGAAACAATAAATTACTTTCAAGATATTTGATCGAGCTTGTAAAAATTTGACTGATCGCGATCTTACAAACAAAAAGGATTCGAATTTCTACGTGTATAAATTATGCGTGTCTATAACTTGATAATAAGTATTCATGCCTGGACAAACAGTTATTATCTACTAATAACTtcgtcaaaattttaaaaagataaaaacaAATACAGAAAACCTTGTTAGTCAATCATAGATATGGCTGTACATTTTCTTATACAAGCTTATTCTAGCGCAAACTACTATCCATCAAGGGAATGTTAATGAAATATATGGAAAAATTTCTCTCACTTATGTGACTTGATATAGTCTAAATTGGCTACATGATATCTTGACATGCGTAACTCCATTTTAGGTAAGTGTcacaaaaaaattgaaacaaaaaatataaataacctCCGATCTCAATTGCCGTCTCCTTTCACTTCTATGATGACGTCTCGCACTGAAGGAATCAAGATCATAACCAGCTCCATTATAATCGAGATAACCACCTGAATCGAAAAGCCATCTCATATGGGAGCCAGGAGGGTCATCAGCAAGATCACCGGTTGACAAAATGGTCGGTGATTCGCTATTTCGTCTAAAGCTGCGTCTTGATAAAGCATCCCAAAATAGCCTCCTACCGTTTCTTCTTGATTCATGGCTAATTTCCCCAATGCTACTAGATAATGAGTTTGAAGAGAAACTCAGCTCATCAAGATGAAACACATTTCTCAAATCCTGATCACTATTAGACACAATAAATCCTGGACTAGAAATGGTTGTCACGTGAGAATGGTCATCGCCAGGGAATTGAAATCTCGGTAAAGAATCAGAAACTACAGAAAGAGACCTTAAATCAGAATAATTGTAGTCTAAACCCACATCTGGATGACATTGAAGGTTGTCTGAAGCTGCACGTGAAACAGTGAGTCCCTGTGAAAGACTACTTCTTGATTGATCATGGGCTGAGCAAATCAAAGGCGTGATTTCTGCCATGTCATCAGGAGCATCAACAGTAGATACACAATTTGTAGCATTTTCAGAAACCAAATCTTCACCAGGCTGTTAGAGGACACACTTTTGTGACTTCATGATTTCTATGTCAAACaattagaaataaaagaatataTTCTGGGATTGACATTATTAAGATTGCAATGTATCTTTGACATTATATGATTGTGATTTAGTTTCAGGACAGATTTcccataatatttttaatgtgttCTCGCCTGTATAAATGTATATTTGACATTATATGGTTGAGATTTAGTTTCAAAAAAAACTTCCGATAACATTTCAACGTGTTCTCGCCAACACAAACAGGTGATTCTAATCTAAACTGAGTGATTGATAGGTGTCTAAGAATCTGGACCTTAGGTCATGGATGTAGGTCTTAATGGTCAAACCATGTAAAGCCCATGTTGCTAGCAGAGCTTTTTTCTCATCACTATATTTTGCTGGTTAGAATTCAACAGTACAATTTCTAGCAATAATGAAAACATGCCTGAAATGGAAGTGATTCTGTTATGTTGGCGAAATCTATCTGATCTGTGCTTGTTCGAAGATTTATCATTGATGATTCCACAAAAGCTTCATCGATAATACTGTTATTTCTTCTAGATGAGTCTCCGTTCTCATAAAGGGCGCTTGTGCTTGCCATGTGTGGGCTTAACACTGAAGATGATTCTACCATTGAGTTATGAAAGTCACTGCTGACTGGAGCTATTTTTTTGGTACCGGTGACAAACGACTTCTCTGGACAATCCTCTAGCTTCAAGGAACAAATTTCAGAAGAGTCAAAACTCGGCACTAAAGATGAGTTACGATGCGTATAGTACCTCACATAAAGATTTAAAATTTGAGTAATGAAAATCCAGCTAAAGCAAAGCATATTTGACAAGTTCATATGAGCAATTACGGCTACTCATCAATTCCCCTCCCGTGCACCTGAATCAAATCCGTGCTACTATCTCTCACATAATTAATCATTGTATCAGATATAGTTGTCACTATGTCAAAAGTTACAGCAGCCAGCAAGTAATGGTTgaattcaaatcttttaaatcatataagaGTTAAAGCAACAAGTTCCAAGTACTCTACTATATAGACAACCACAGAACAACAACATGTGCATAACTAATTTGTTTGCAGCAGATTCATTCTTCACCATTAACTCATCCAATAGACTCAATTCCATCATAACACATCCACATCCCAAAAGAACAGGAACCATGTATCATGATATTTTCATCCATTTTAACATCAAATGATTGCTCCCAGtcagtataaaaaaaattcaaccatCAAGATTCGTACCAACACACTTCAAACagtttatacaatcaagaaaacctCTATGAACATAACAAAAAGGCCTTAATTCTAGCAACAATCACATAATCTGTAGGAAATCGAAAGAGCAAAATAGCAAACAACCTCAAAGGTTGACTTGGAAGTGAAAGAACCACAAAACAAAGAGGAGATTTTGCGTTTTGTGCGGTTGATCATGGACCCACTTGACCCGCTCGGGGACGATGATGATTTCGAGGAAACCAAGAGACTGCTGTTCGAACCCATTACCCGCCGGTTCTcggaaaattcaagaaaattgtaccttataaagaagaagttgaaggaACGTAGAAAAGGAGTGGAGCAACCGAGCAATTGTTGTGAAAAAAGTCTCCGGACATGTTATAACGTATGATGTAGGTTGTTTGGGTTGCCTCTTTGggaaatatatatatctatttatgtgttttatataataaaacctcgattatttaatatttggtaaattaataatttttataaaatatttttttaggctAATGTATTAGAttaataatttttcagaaaatttgtATCAGCCTATTGTCTCATCAAAATTATAAAGTAACAATTCATTCAAATTACAAAAATAACTAGTATAATTTAGTAAAGTatgat comes from Henckelia pumila isolate YLH828 chromosome 4, ASM3356847v2, whole genome shotgun sequence and encodes:
- the LOC140860478 gene encoding formyltetrahydrofolate deformylase 1, mitochondrial-like is translated as MFSYDMNSFIIYSGFVFDHAKWPRMQMDEDFLKLSKMFNAMRSVVRVPNLDPKYMISVLALIQSRLITALLICYTDGMAGDGRLNSSSYYISDKLRSYGKYIINSHHGLLPSFKGGSPSKQVQIVRCFQSFH
- the LOC140863118 gene encoding uncharacterized protein isoform X1; its protein translation is MGSNSSLLVSSKSSSSPSGSSGSMINRTKRKISSLFCGSFTSKSTFELEDCPEKSFVTGTKKIAPVSSDFHNSMVESSSVLSPHMASTSALYENGDSSRRNNSIIDEAFVESSMINLRTSTDQIDFANITESLPFQPGEDLVSENATNCVSTVDAPDDMAEITPLICSAHDQSRSSLSQGLTVSRAASDNLQCHPDVGLDYNYSDLRSLSVVSDSLPRFQFPGDDHSHVTTISSPGFIVSNSDQDLRNVFHLDELSFSSNSLSSSIGEISHESRRNGRRLFWDALSRRSFRRNSESPTILSTGDLADDPPGSHMRWLFDSGGYLDYNGAGYDLDSFSARRHHRSERRRQLRSEISERIIGSGLHEGGRETTLCVSGLHPDGTCSCDSFLTAEESSTLESISRIIMLAEALFEVLNEFHHQSLSLSESLLPLPAPESLVDTFPLKYHKKVNNIERDPGNVQQCYICLADYEDGDRLRVLPCSHEYHVPCIDKWLKEINRVCPLCRHNVCDGAGECSASNVAIPS
- the LOC140863118 gene encoding uncharacterized protein isoform X2, giving the protein MGSNSSLLVSSKSSSSPSGSSGSMINRTKRKISSLFCGSFTSKSTFELEDCPEKSFVTGTKKIAPVSSDFHNSMVESSSVLSPHMASTSALYENGDSSRRNNSIIDEAFVESSMINLRTSTDQIDFANITESLPFQPGEDLVSENATNCVSTVDAPDDMAEITPLICSAHDQSRSSLSQGLTVSRAASDNLQCHPDVGLDYNYSDLRSLSVVSDSLPRFQFPGDDHSHVTTISSPGFIVSNSDQDLRNVFHLDELSFSSNSLSSSIGEISHESRRNGRRLFWDALSRRSFRRNSESPTILSTGDLADDPPGSHMRWLFDSGGYLDYNGAGYDLDSFSARRHHRSERRRQLRSEISERIIGSGLHEGGRETTLCVSGLHPDGTCSCDSFLTAEESSTLESISRIIMLAEALFEVLNEFHHQSLSLSESLLPLPAPESLVDTFPLKYHKKVNNIERDPDVIFV